Part of the Kordiimonas pumila genome is shown below.
CTGGCGGGTGACAGGGTTAAGGTGGAATATAATGACAAAATAGAAACCTTTGATGTGGAAGGTATGAAAATTACGTCGGTTTGCGGTTTGAAGAAAATGGTGGCCGAGGAGTTTAAACTGAGAGTCTCAGCATTTGATCTGGTCAAAAATAACCAAAAATTAAACGAAGATAAAACACTTTACGCTGATAGTGTACATTCTTATGATACGCTTCAAGTGAAGGAAAAATCATCTTTTCAGTGTCAGGGTATGTAAGCCCCTCACTTTATTTAAACGATTTTTAAACGCTGCCCGCGTGATGCTGGCGGCGTTTTTTATTGGCCCTCTTTCTGCGCGAGGCAGAACGGTTTCGCGGCCTTTTACCTGCTTTTAAGTGCGGCACCGGCCCACGCCCCACCCGACCACCTAGGGATTATACCTTATGGTGATCAGGTGGGTGCGTAGGCCGGTTTTGCATGGAAGAAGCATAATGCAAACTTTCCAGAAAAAGGATTTTAAAATGGAAATGACTGATCTTAAAGCCGCGATTGATGATTACACCGGCGCGGCGGAACACGGCATCCTTAGCCTTAAGGAACGGCTTGACCATATGGAAACAAAACTGTCGCGCCCCGGCATGGCGGCAGATGGCTTTATGGGGGCTGAAGCCCGCGACCATAAAGACGCTTTCCTGAAAGGCTTTATGATGAAGGGCGATGACACGGCCCTGCGCACGCTGGAGGCGAAAGCGCTTTCTTCCACCGGCAATAGTGGCGGCGATGGTGGCTATGCCATTCCAACCGTGATTGACGCAGAGATTGAAAAACAGCTTCGCCTGCTTTCCCCTATGCGGTCTATCGTGAAGGTGAAGGCGATTGAAACATCAAATTACAAACGCCTTGTGAACATTGGCGGTACTGCTTCTGGTTGGGTGGGTGAAACAGACGGCCGCAGTGTTACGGGCACGCCGCAATTGAAAGAAGTGGCGATCACTCCGGGCGAAATTTATGCAAATGCGGCCGCCACACAGCGCGCGCTGGATGATATGCAGTTTGACGGTGAAGCATGGCTGCAGGAAGAAGTGGCAGAAGAATTTGCCGCACAGGAAAGCGCGGCGATTGTTAGTGGTAACGGCACGGACAAGCCAAAGGGCTTTCTGACCTACACAACAGCAGAAACCGGCGATGCAACCCGCGCTTTTGGTGAAATTCAGCATATTTTAACTGGTGTTGACGGCGGGTTTCCAGCCAGTAACCCCGCTGATATTCTGATTGATCTGGTGCATGCCCTGTCTTCCCGCTACCGGGCGAACGCCAAGTTTGTGATGAACAGCAGCACGCTCGCGGCTGTGCGGAAATTTAAGGATGCTGACGGTAACTTTATCTGGCGCGCGGGCCTTATGGAAGGTCAGCCTGATATGCTGCTGGGCTACCCTGTGGTGGAAGTGGAAGATATGCCAGCGGTGGCAACCGATAGCCTTTCTATCGCCTTTGGTGATTTTGACCGTGCTTACACGCTGGTGGAACGCACCGGCACCCGTGTGCTTAGGGACCCCTATACCAACAAGCCATATGTAAACTTTTATGCCACACGGCGTGTGGGCGGCGCGGTTGTGAATGATGATGCGATCAAGCTCTTGAAATTTAGCGCGCCTGAAGAATAACGGTAATTTTAGCGATACTAACCAACCAGAAGGGCATGGCCAAAAGCTGTGCCCTTTTCTTTTCATGTTTCTTCAATCAGGGATTATAGCGATGCTGGCGAACCGCGTTCGGGAATATTCAACAACTGTAGGCACAGGCGATATCACACTTTCAGGTGCTATTGCTGGGCATGTGGCCTTTGCTAGCGCTTTCACTGTTGGTGATAGTGTTATCTATGTGGTTGAAGACGACGATAACTATGAGATTGGTACCGGCACCCTTGTGGCGACAGGCACGCTGGAGCGCACAGAGGTGACTGAAACGCTGGTGGCGGGTGTGTTGACCCGCGAAGGGGCGGTAGCAATCACCCTCACAGGTAGTGCGCGTGTTTACTGTGCTGCAACCGCAGATTTTTTGCTGCGCCGCGAGATAGCCGCAGATGTTGTGCGCGAGGTAACAGCGGGTGCAGGGGTAACGGTGGACGGCGTGCTGATTAAAGACACGACGATCAGCAGCCCTGCGGCGAGTGCGCTGGGGCTTGGTGCTGGGGGAGCCACTGATCAGTTGGTGCTCAATACAGACGGTTCGTCGGCGTTTTCCGGGGCCATACAATCCCTTGGCAGGCATATAATCGCCGGGGATAATTCGGATAATTCTACTGTTTTTGAAGGCAAAGCCGACCTGTCTTCTGCGGGCGTCCCCCTTGTGGCTGTTAAAGCATCATGGAACAATACGGCGGTTGCCCAAATAAACATGCTGGCAGGCACTGATACGGCCAATAAAGATGATGGTTCTATCCAGTTTTTAACGGCTGCTGCTGGGTCGCTCATGCCAGCTCTTACTTTGGGATCAGATACATCAGCGACTTTTGCAGGCGATGCTTTTGTGGCAGGTAGCTGGCTTAGTACAAATAATACAAATGTAACGGGCATAGGCAGTGGGTCTTCGGGAAGTAATGGCGGTAATATTAGATTGTTCCCAGGCAGTCATGCAACACAGGCAGGGGATATTGAATTTAGGGCGGGTTCCACTCCTTGGCTTTCCTATGATAATAGTGCTGGTATTGCTAGCTTTGTGAACAATTTAAGAATTGGTACAGGGCCTGTTATGTCTGATGCGGGCATAGGGAAATATCTTTTTATATCCGGGTCTAGTGCTGGTATTGTGTTAGATGCCAGTGACGCTGACCAATTCGAAATTTACAGCACTGGCACCTTACTAAAAATATGGAGTGAAGCTGCCAGTGCTGATATTTTTACGCTAAACGCTGAAGGTAAGGCAACCTTTGTAGGTGGCGCCAACAGCTCTAGCTCACCGCTGATAACATTAGGTAGTACAGGCAATGATGATATTAATTATATTAAAATGGGCACAAATAATTGGCAGGGTGTAGCGAGCCACGGCGCAGCTTTTCTCGCATATAATGCATGGCACAACAGCGGTGTGAATGGCTATTACGGTGGAAACAACGATGAAGGGTATGCATCCATTGTAGAATTGTGCCCCGCAAATACGACAACAGCCAATGTGTTTAGAATTGTGACGTCTTCCTCTGCTATTGTGACTGGTTCTGCAATAACGCTCACGGAATTATTTTCGATCAGGCAGAACGGCGAGGCTGTATTTGCTGAGGGGTTACTTGTTAGTGGGGACCTAGTGAAACGCAATAGCAATACAGGTTCTATCACTATTTCTGGAGGAATAACGGCAGCACAAGGTGGGGCAATAATTATGTATGGTTATGCCCATGCAACCAATGCTAATGATGTTGCGTTTATGTCGGCTGGCAGCACAAAGCTTCTTTATGACGCTAGTGCCACAAGTTGGAATTTCCAAGGTCTGACACTTACAAAAATGGCTGCTATTTTGAGGGGAGTAACCACTGGTTTTCTAGCTATTTCTGGTGGTACAACGGTGGCAACTGGTGGCAATGTTATTATGTACGGTGAAAGTCATGAGACAAACGCTGGGGATATTGCTTTCAGGTCGGCAACTGATACCAAACTGCAGTGGGATAACAGTGCTGCTGTGTGGGATTTTAAGAATAGCGCTATTCAGGCTTTAGGTAATGTAGGGATTGGTGGTGCGCCAGATGCCGGCACAGCCAAGCTAAAAATTGCGTCGTCAACCGCAACAATGATTCAATTTGATCGCACAATTGATGCTAGCGTGGATAGCCTTTTTCAACTTTTTGTATCGCACGATGGTAGTGCATCAACAGATTATATCGGCATGGGTTCGAATGCTTCAAGCCTTCGGGTTTACGGTGATGGTACTGTCAAAACCATGAATGACCTGAAGGTGGCAGGGCGGATAAATTATGGCAGCCCCACCGAGCTTACAATAGTATCAGGGGCTATAGCGCTTACAAAATCTTTCCATTCTGTTGATACAGAAGCAGATGCCGCCAGTGATGATGTTGATACAATAAGCGGCGCGAATGAGGGCGACAGTGTTACCTTGGTTTTGGAAAATGCTGCAAGGCCAGTTGTTATAAAACACGATACGGGCAACATAAAACTGGCAGGCGGCGTAGATTTTACATTTGGTAGCCTGTACGACACCATAACGCTTGTGTACCGCGCGACAAAGTGGTGCGAGATCTCCCGCTCGAATATCAGCTAAAGGCATGCATTGCTGAGCTGCAACACCTCTGAAATATTACTATTATGAACCTGCGGGCTTCTGCCTGTGGTGCGTTTTTGCTGCGTTGCTTCATATGGAAGAGCGCAGCTTTTTTGTTTGTGGCACGGCTGAGCCGCAAACACCCCTGTGCGCATGGTGCGGCAGGGTAACTTCCCTCCGGAGTAATAAAATGACTGATACAGTTCCAATCGAAACCCCCGTTCTTTCTGCCAAACAGGCTAAAACCATTATTCAGTTTTTGCAGCGAACACAGCTACAAGGGGCTGAAATGCCTGCCTATGTTGATGCGTTTAACGCGCTTTCAGCCATTGCCGCATCTGAGGGTGCTGGGCAATCTGCTGTATCAGTTTAAAGGCGGGTTTCATGCTTTTAGCAGAAACAAGCCTTGGCGGTGGGCCGGTTTCCGGCCTGCCCCAGCTCACTGTTGGCAAGACCGCAGGTGTGCAGCCCCTTAGGCTTATAGGAACTGAGGCGGTTGTTTTGGCCGATCCGGTATCTGGCACTGCTGCTGCCCGGCGGACGGTACTGGTGCAGCCAGCTGTTTTTGTCGTGCGCACCTAGGGGCGGCTCGCAAAACCACCGTCCTATATGGAATGACATAGAAAACCAACGAACCAGAGGGAGAGCTGCCGTGGATGCAAGCCCCATTACCTTATATGATAGTGCCCTGAAGGTCTTGCTTGCGGGCACGATGCCTGCACTTGAAAGCGCGCGGCTGGCGGCGCTTCTTTTACGGCCTTCCCACACACCAAGCACGGCAAGCCATGCGGAGTTTGCTGATATTCTCGCTGATGAAATTACAGGCGGCACCTATGCCCGCAGTGCGGTTACAGGGCTGTCGGTTAGCCTAGTGGATGGCGCGGTACGCTTTACAACAGACAGTATTATTTTTGGCAACCCGGTCACAGTTGGCCCAGTGCGCTATCTGGTGCTGGTATTTGGCAGCCCAAAGGCACTTGTGGCGGACAGCCTGCTCTTTGGTATTGCTGATCTTGCGCCCGTAGGCGGCGCGCTTGAAGCCCAGAACAGCGGCTTTACCATCACCCCGCCTGCATCTGGCTGGTTCACTTTAACGCAGGGCACCTAGCGCCCGGTGCCCCACACAGAATATAGGAAACATCATGACAGTTTATGCAAAAGACCCGGCTTCGGTCGTTGACTATAGCTTTGACTGGTCGGGCTGGCTATCAGGCGGGGAAAGCATTAGCACCGTATCATGGTCGCTAGACCCGGCAGGTGGCAGCGCCCCCACCCTTGGCAGCGAAGTGGGCACGGGCAGCACACGCGGCATATATGTATCGGGTGGTGCGGCGGGGCACCGCTACCGGCTTTCCGGCAAAATTGTAACAGACGCAGGCCGCACAGCAGAGCGCAGCGTAACCCTTCATATTATGGAGAGATAACCATGCGCACAGAAACCTTGTTGCAGCCCGCATATGTGCCGGTATTGCTTGACGAAGTGAAAGACCATCTACGCATTGACGGGGCAGAGGAAGACGCGGCTCTTGGTGCCCTTATCAGCACCAGCGTAACCCTTGTTGAAACCTGGCTTGATATGGCGCTTATTAACCGTACCGTGGCAGTTTATCTGGATACATGGCCCGAGACACAGGCCGGAACAGGCACATGGTGGAACGGCGTTGCAGACGGCGTTGTCAGCATGCTGCAATCTGATATTTTCCATGCGCCACTACCGGTGCGGCCTGTAAGCGCGGTGGCATCTATTGGGGTAACAGCCGCAGATGGCACCACAAGCGCATGGAATACAGATGACTATTACCTAAAGCCGGGCCTTGCCCCTGCTATAGTGCGCAAATATGGACGTGTGTGGCCCCAGCCGGGTGTGCCCGCAGACGGCATTAAAATAACTGTTACCGCAGGCTTTGGGGCAGACTGGAACACAGTGCCCGCAGGCATAAGGCAGGCACTTTTAATGCTGGTCACACACCTCTATTATAACCGGGGTGATACCAGCGGTGATCCCGCTTTAAAGGCAAGTGGTGCGCTCGGTATTCTTGCGCCTTACCGCACGGTGCGGCTATGACTATGCTTGCAGGTATGCGACACCGTATCACCCTGATGCAGGAGCAAAATGTAATTGGGGCAGGGGGGCGCATTACAAAAACCACCCCGATTATAACTGACGTATGGGCCGAGGTTACAGAAGGTTTGGCAGGTGGTGTGGAACGCGCTGACAAGCAAATATACCCCACATCAGCACGGTTTAAAGTGCGGTATAATGCGGCCTATCAGGCAGCGAGGGTCGTGGTGTGGCGCGGCGTGCGCTACCGCATTCAAGGCACAGAGCGCATGCTGGGTACAAACCCCACACTAACGTTCGATACCCGTTTGATAGAGGGAGAAACCCCATGACAGCTATGGCATGCTTTCGGTTGCAGGAAGCTGTGTTTGCAGCGCTTGCCGCAGCCACCAGCCTATCGGCGCTGGTAACGGGGGTGTACGATGAAGCCCCAACAGGGGCCTCTTATCCCTATGCGGCAATGGGCGGCACCAACCTGCAACCAAATGACCTGAAAGACAGGGACGGTGCATCCATTAGTTTTGACATAATCCTGTGGTCAAAGGAACCATCGCAGCTAGAGGTAAAAGAGCTAATGGCAGAGGTAGACAGGGTGCTGGATAAAGCCGCGCTTGGCGTGGTGGGTTACAGTCTTGTTTCTCTCAGGCTGCAAAGCGCTGCTGTAACCAGACAGTGGAACGAGGACGGCAGCCTGTACCGTGGCCGCCTGACCTATGCCGCGCTGGTTTATGCAAGCTAGGGCAGTTTAGCCTGCTTTGTTGCACTCAGCCGTAGCGGCTTTTATTTTGGCTGAAAGTGCGTGAATGTCAGGATGGTTTTCCTTGAAACCTAAAACAATCAGCTTGTCTTTCTGGTCCTGCAGGGCAGCAATGGTGGCCGTGCAACCAGCGCCTTTTGGTGCGGCGGCAGCCGTAGCGGCTTCTGCTTCTGTAGCACATTCAGATTTCGCTTTTGCAAGCTGGGCCTGAGCATTGATGGTGTCTGGGTGCGTTTCGCGGAAACCAATTTTTTGAAGGTGTTCCAGTTTGGCTTCAAGCGCCGCCGTGCGGTCAGCGCAGTTTGCGGCAGGCAGGTTTGCATTGCCTGAAAGCCGGGCGACCTGATCCTTTAGAATTTCGTTTTCTTCCTGCAGGCTACTGACAGTTTCCTGAAGTGTTTTTACCTGGGTTTCTAGCCGGTAAATTCGGTTTGTGTTCTGGGTTTCATCTGCTGCGTGCAACGGCACCGCAAAACAGATGGCAACACAGGCCGCAAAAACAGTTTTCATTTCATACCCCTCACGCAGTGTTTAAGCACCATAACCCCGTTTGGGCTGTGGTTGCAAGCCGCTTCGGGGCGATATTCCAGCATTCCACATACCCATAAAGGAGAGAAAAAGTGGCTGCACAACAAGGACGTGACCTACTGATCAAGATTCACGATGGATCAGGCGATTTTGACGACGAAAACTATGTCGTGGTTGGCGGAATTAAAACAAACAGTTTCGATATAAGCGGCGAGGCTGTTGATATTACCAACAAGGACAGCAACGGCTTTAAAGAGCTGCTCCCGGGTTCGGGTAATGTGGCGGTTTCTATTACCGGTGACGGTGTGTTTGTAGATGATGCCAGCTTTAAGCGGGTGCACGACCATACGCTGGCCCGCACACACCCTTCCTGCCGTATTGTGGTGCCCGACTTTGCCACTTATACCGGCGTGTTTTCCATTAGCAAACTAACGCTAAACGGTAATGACGGTGAAGCCGTAACATACAGTATTCAGCTTAACAGCTCAGGTGCTGTTACTGTTGCAACCCTTTAAGGAAATTAGAATGGCACGTAAA
Proteins encoded:
- a CDS encoding ubiquitin-like domain-containing protein → MKKIILAAALVAIMAPAALAGDRVKVEYNDKIETFDVEGMKITSVCGLKKMVAEEFKLRVSAFDLVKNNQKLNEDKTLYADSVHSYDTLQVKEKSSFQCQGM
- a CDS encoding phage major capsid protein, which translates into the protein MEMTDLKAAIDDYTGAAEHGILSLKERLDHMETKLSRPGMAADGFMGAEARDHKDAFLKGFMMKGDDTALRTLEAKALSSTGNSGGDGGYAIPTVIDAEIEKQLRLLSPMRSIVKVKAIETSNYKRLVNIGGTASGWVGETDGRSVTGTPQLKEVAITPGEIYANAAATQRALDDMQFDGEAWLQEEVAEEFAAQESAAIVSGNGTDKPKGFLTYTTAETGDATRAFGEIQHILTGVDGGFPASNPADILIDLVHALSSRYRANAKFVMNSSTLAAVRKFKDADGNFIWRAGLMEGQPDMLLGYPVVEVEDMPAVATDSLSIAFGDFDRAYTLVERTGTRVLRDPYTNKPYVNFYATRRVGGAVVNDDAIKLLKFSAPEE
- a CDS encoding phage fiber-tail adaptor protein, giving the protein MTVYAKDPASVVDYSFDWSGWLSGGESISTVSWSLDPAGGSAPTLGSEVGTGSTRGIYVSGGAAGHRYRLSGKIVTDAGRTAERSVTLHIMER
- a CDS encoding head-tail connector protein yields the protein MRTETLLQPAYVPVLLDEVKDHLRIDGAEEDAALGALISTSVTLVETWLDMALINRTVAVYLDTWPETQAGTGTWWNGVADGVVSMLQSDIFHAPLPVRPVSAVASIGVTAADGTTSAWNTDDYYLKPGLAPAIVRKYGRVWPQPGVPADGIKITVTAGFGADWNTVPAGIRQALLMLVTHLYYNRGDTSGDPALKASGALGILAPYRTVRL
- a CDS encoding phage head closure protein gives rise to the protein MTMLAGMRHRITLMQEQNVIGAGGRITKTTPIITDVWAEVTEGLAGGVERADKQIYPTSARFKVRYNAAYQAARVVVWRGVRYRIQGTERMLGTNPTLTFDTRLIEGETP
- a CDS encoding DUF3168 domain-containing protein, producing the protein MTAMACFRLQEAVFAALAAATSLSALVTGVYDEAPTGASYPYAAMGGTNLQPNDLKDRDGASISFDIILWSKEPSQLEVKELMAEVDRVLDKAALGVVGYSLVSLRLQSAAVTRQWNEDGSLYRGRLTYAALVYAS
- a CDS encoding phage major tail protein, TP901-1 family, translated to MAAQQGRDLLIKIHDGSGDFDDENYVVVGGIKTNSFDISGEAVDITNKDSNGFKELLPGSGNVAVSITGDGVFVDDASFKRVHDHTLARTHPSCRIVVPDFATYTGVFSISKLTLNGNDGEAVTYSIQLNSSGAVTVATL